The Alphaproteobacteria bacterium sequence GAGCGGCCCTCCCGCGCGGGATCTTGTGGTCAAACGGCCTTTTCGACCTGGGAATATTCGAGATCGACCGAGGTGGCCCGGCCGAAGATCGAAACGGAAATCTTGAGGCGCGACCGCTCGGCGTCCACCTCCTCGACCAGGCCGTTGAACGAGGCGAACGGGCCGTCGCACACGCGCACCTGCTCGCCCACCTCGTAGATGACGGAGGGCCCGGTGCGCTCCACGCCCTCGGACACCTGGCTGATGATGCGCTGGGCCTCGGACTCGCTGATCGGCACCGGCCGGTTGCCGCCGCCGAGAAAGCCGGTCA is a genomic window containing:
- the nusG gene encoding transcription termination/antitermination protein NusG, translating into MVARWYVIHVYSGFEKKVAASIREQADKQGIGEQIEDVLVPTEEVVQVRRGQKYKAESKFFPGYVLVKMDMTDHAWNLVKNTAKVTGFLGGGNRPVPISESEAQRIISQVSEGVERTGPSVIYEVGEQVRVCDGPFASFNGLVEEVDAERSRLKISVSIFGRATSVDLEYSQVEKAV